A stretch of the Pantoea nemavictus genome encodes the following:
- a CDS encoding DUF2846 domain-containing protein: MPAAKRLVIGSLLFAAVVPSVIASTVSTNPFGEAYRKHQPVTQALSQVVFYRQNALVTASGGANIYINGKMHTSLLPGGYTSFCVQPGTHHLGVRLGRFLPATGEDKSQFVTTMKPGRTYFLRVDEHTLMHEPPKSVKSALGEDELKQTRRQAHLLSRATSALPCAFDYALTQPRVDYLLPSQSLFLSDTTLSQQGREAIADLVVQIRQDHAWINQLQVNMVDPGSTRPAQQQREAQFRQALIDAAISPDSITFVRNALPQQNVFVLQVN, encoded by the coding sequence ATGCCTGCTGCTAAGCGTCTGGTGATTGGCTCGCTGCTGTTTGCTGCCGTTGTACCTTCGGTTATTGCCTCGACTGTTTCAACCAATCCTTTTGGTGAGGCTTATCGGAAACATCAACCGGTGACGCAAGCCCTGAGCCAGGTGGTATTTTACCGGCAGAATGCTCTTGTCACCGCCAGTGGTGGAGCAAATATCTATATCAATGGAAAAATGCACACCAGCTTATTGCCCGGCGGTTACACCTCTTTCTGTGTACAACCCGGCACTCACCATCTTGGCGTAAGGTTAGGGCGGTTTTTACCTGCCACGGGAGAGGATAAAAGCCAGTTTGTGACCACCATGAAGCCCGGACGCACCTATTTCTTGCGGGTAGATGAGCATACCTTGATGCATGAACCGCCTAAATCGGTCAAATCTGCGTTAGGGGAAGATGAGTTAAAACAGACGCGTCGCCAGGCGCATTTGCTGTCCCGCGCCACGTCCGCGCTGCCCTGTGCCTTTGATTATGCCTTGACGCAGCCCAGGGTAGATTATCTGTTACCCAGCCAATCGCTGTTCTTATCTGACACCACTTTGTCGCAGCAGGGACGCGAAGCCATCGCCGATTTAGTGGTGCAAATCCGCCAGGACCACGCGTGGATCAATCAGCTGCAAGTCAATATGGTCGATCCAGGTAGCACCCGGCCCGCGCAACAGCAGCGTGAAGCGCAGTTCCGTCAGGCGCTTATCGATGCCGCTATCTCTCCCGACAGCATCACCTTCGTGCGCAATGCGCTGCCGCAGCAAAACGTCTTTGTTCTGCAGGTCAATTAA
- a CDS encoding Ig-like domain-containing protein, producing MKLFTPTLAGTAPTAWLSNLIQQNLSTDRTDKFKAHDWQNVDVRSHAWSEGGQLMQSLNQANGVMTLHGMLVHGSAASLLALGGMAAMDRESSYEMVMASAKAAAAVTKVELVDQWAAIAADTEVAQPKEPQTSKAESEESDVFLATETLHEIVSEIENIPLNMQAESQRADAGFTQLELAASELELLDEAVIDSSLNDASNFSFEVLNQRQESLLDATLSDEDRLTFAGKAAPATLVEVLNQHGEVMGSSVVDASGNWFIQLQKPLAEGDYEFRLFTTDTQGVREIAAEPIRLVVVQAKPVESDDVSLSDLVSAVPLITTVPLIDTASPINLTPVEPVIQPAKVDFAFGLSELLPVGESDLFLDEMPLELSPPLDEISLQMLIHPQGGITLWEEEETLMLTQLGDVASFVANPLEPLQDNRLSDNTY from the coding sequence ATGAAATTATTTACTCCTACCCTGGCTGGCACCGCCCCGACTGCGTGGTTGTCCAACCTGATACAGCAAAACTTGTCTACAGATCGCACTGATAAGTTCAAAGCCCATGATTGGCAGAATGTTGATGTGCGCAGCCATGCATGGTCCGAAGGCGGGCAATTGATGCAGTCCTTAAACCAGGCTAACGGCGTAATGACGTTGCATGGCATGTTGGTGCACGGCTCCGCCGCTTCGTTATTGGCGCTTGGCGGCATGGCGGCAATGGACCGTGAAAGTAGTTATGAAATGGTGATGGCGAGTGCGAAAGCCGCCGCGGCAGTCACTAAAGTCGAGCTGGTAGACCAGTGGGCGGCCATCGCTGCTGATACAGAAGTTGCGCAGCCAAAAGAGCCGCAGACGTCTAAAGCTGAATCTGAAGAGAGCGACGTTTTTCTCGCAACGGAAACTCTGCACGAGATCGTATCTGAGATTGAAAATATCCCGTTAAATATGCAGGCCGAGTCACAGAGAGCAGATGCCGGTTTCACCCAGCTCGAACTGGCTGCCAGTGAACTTGAACTGTTAGACGAAGCGGTGATTGATTCATCGCTGAATGACGCCAGCAACTTCAGCTTTGAAGTGCTCAATCAGCGTCAGGAATCTCTGCTGGATGCCACGCTATCTGATGAAGATCGTTTGACGTTCGCCGGGAAAGCCGCACCTGCAACGCTGGTTGAAGTCCTTAACCAGCATGGTGAAGTGATGGGCAGCAGCGTGGTAGATGCCAGCGGTAACTGGTTTATTCAACTACAAAAACCACTGGCGGAAGGGGATTATGAGTTCCGGCTGTTTACCACTGACACCCAAGGTGTACGTGAAATCGCGGCAGAACCGATTCGACTGGTCGTGGTTCAGGCCAAACCCGTGGAGAGCGATGATGTAAGTCTGTCGGACTTGGTCAGCGCGGTTCCGCTCATCACCACCGTGCCGTTAATTGACACCGCTTCACCGATTAATCTGACGCCGGTTGAACCGGTTATTCAGCCAGCTAAAGTTGACTTTGCTTTTGGTCTCAGTGAATTGCTGCCAGTGGGTGAATCAGATCTGTTCTTAGACGAAATGCCGCTGGAGCTGTCGCCACCACTGGATGAAATAAGCCTGCAAATGTTGATTCATCCACAAGGCGGCATCACGCTGTGGGAAGAGGAAGAGACATTGATGCTGACGCAGTTGGGTGATGTCGCCAGCTTTGTGGCTAATCCGCTCGAGCCGCTGCAGGATAACCGACTCTCAGATAATACCTATTAA
- a CDS encoding HlyD family type I secretion periplasmic adaptor subunit: MKWLRFGFGKKKKTVSAADAQFMSDIQESLMSQSTPGSRLVLWMILLIFSSAIIWASLARVEEITRGDATIISKSREQVIQSLEGGILAEMNVREGGIVEQGQILLKIDPTRAQSSYREVLNKVIGLKATITRLRAEAYQMPLKFDEQVMSDPAVVQQETRAYNSRMKALDESVEALQRSYALSMREVSLAEPLAKRGLLSEVELLRMRRSANDLLSQIVERKNRFQADANSELIKLELELSQTSENLIGRSDVLDRTSISAPVRGTVKNVRVNTIGGVIQPGEHIMEIVPLEDQLLVEGKIRPSDVAFLRPGLPAMVKITAYDYAIYGGLTGKVEFISPDTLKDDQKSAAGRPDDTYYRVMVLTDNSSLHAGGKELPIIPGMIATVEIRTGEKTILDYLLKPVMKAREAFRER; this comes from the coding sequence ATGAAATGGCTCCGTTTCGGTTTCGGCAAAAAGAAGAAAACGGTCTCTGCCGCCGATGCCCAATTTATGAGTGACATCCAGGAATCACTGATGTCACAGAGCACGCCGGGCTCGCGCCTGGTGCTGTGGATGATTCTGCTTATTTTTAGCTCCGCCATTATCTGGGCCAGTCTGGCAAGGGTGGAAGAGATCACGCGCGGCGACGCCACCATTATTTCTAAGAGCCGCGAGCAGGTTATTCAGAGTCTTGAAGGCGGTATCCTGGCGGAGATGAACGTGCGCGAAGGCGGCATCGTCGAGCAGGGGCAAATCCTGCTGAAAATTGACCCAACGCGTGCGCAATCGAGCTATCGCGAAGTGCTGAATAAAGTCATTGGCCTGAAAGCCACCATTACGCGTTTGCGTGCTGAAGCTTACCAAATGCCGCTGAAGTTTGATGAGCAGGTGATGTCCGACCCGGCGGTGGTTCAGCAGGAGACGCGTGCCTACAACTCGCGTATGAAAGCGCTGGATGAGAGCGTTGAAGCCTTACAGCGTAGCTATGCGCTCTCGATGCGCGAAGTCTCGCTGGCCGAACCGCTAGCGAAACGCGGATTGCTGTCAGAAGTCGAGCTGCTGCGTATGCGCCGTTCAGCCAACGATCTGCTGTCGCAAATCGTGGAGCGTAAGAACCGCTTCCAGGCCGATGCCAACTCCGAGTTAATCAAACTGGAGCTGGAGCTGTCGCAAACCTCGGAAAACCTGATTGGTCGCTCTGACGTGCTCGACCGTACCAGCATTAGTGCTCCGGTGCGCGGCACGGTGAAGAATGTGCGCGTCAATACCATCGGCGGCGTTATTCAGCCGGGCGAACACATCATGGAGATCGTTCCACTGGAAGATCAGCTGCTGGTGGAGGGAAAAATCCGTCCTTCTGATGTCGCCTTCCTGCGTCCTGGCTTACCGGCGATGGTGAAGATCACTGCCTACGACTATGCGATTTATGGCGGTCTGACCGGGAAAGTGGAGTTTATCAGTCCCGACACCTTAAAAGATGACCAGAAATCCGCTGCGGGTCGCCCGGATGACACCTATTACCGCGTGATGGTCCTGACGGATAACAGTTCGTTGCACGCAGGTGGCAAGGAACTGCCGATTATCCCTGGAATGATCGCCACGGTTGAAATTCGTACCGGTGAGAAAACCATCCTTGACTACTTGCTGAAACCGGTGATGAAAGCCCGTGAAGCATTCCGTGAGCGTTAA
- a CDS encoding type I secretion system permease/ATPase: MDANSLTEQQSELQATARVQTRIDDTLLQSLSWVCHYYGLGKSDDALMAGLPKGTLLTPSLALKALENAGMTGGLVERQAWELPEQVMPIILIRKGAGGTLLLGRERRKNEEDKMTVYYQLIMPEVSMSPVEITHEELMEWYAGFAILVKPTAKVDPQVAEDLPQNQKHWLFSTLWVYRRYYRSAALAAVIVNVLALASIFFTMNVYDRVIPNQAFVTLWSLAIGVVVAMVFEAVTRYVRAHLLDVAGKKADLILGSVLFRQALAVRMENKPSSSGLFANQLREFESVRDFVSSATLAAISDLPFVLLFVAVIFTIGGPLGWVPLMMIPTIILVSLIIQWPLKKIMRSNLQEASLKQGVLIESIEGMETLKAVAGEAHMQRRWQNFSAMQATSGMQSKRISTAAMGAVTFLQQFQTVLLIVIGVYLISDGTLTMGALIATVMLSGRATAPLGQVMGLAVRFQQAKAALDSLNKLMDMPTDRDPQQNYLPEPELNGDIELKEIAFSYPAPPMRPNPEILTGIGFNIKAGERVAILGRIGSGKSTLLRIMARLYQPVKGQVFAGGLDINQIDPADWRRSVGYVGQDARLFYGTLRENVMIGQPDATSNELLRVLRLTGLDQIAARHPSGINLPVGEHGNALSGGQRQLVSLARTLLLRPKVLLLDEPTSAMDNQTEAIFLEHLKRATAEQTLVVVTHRPSLLALVDRIIIVENGKVAADGPKDKILASLRGDNAQPRAQQKAVATPQASANEPVNPEAQAEEKTV; encoded by the coding sequence ATGGATGCGAATTCGCTGACAGAGCAACAATCTGAATTGCAAGCCACTGCGCGCGTGCAAACACGTATTGACGACACACTACTGCAAAGCCTCTCCTGGGTTTGCCACTACTACGGTTTAGGTAAAAGTGATGACGCCTTAATGGCCGGCTTGCCAAAAGGCACGCTGCTGACGCCATCGCTGGCACTCAAGGCGCTGGAAAATGCCGGCATGACCGGCGGTCTGGTAGAGCGTCAGGCGTGGGAGCTGCCTGAGCAGGTTATGCCGATTATTCTGATTCGCAAAGGCGCGGGCGGGACGCTGTTGTTAGGCCGTGAACGTCGCAAAAACGAAGAAGATAAGATGACGGTTTACTACCAGTTGATCATGCCGGAAGTCAGCATGTCACCGGTAGAGATCACACATGAAGAGCTGATGGAGTGGTACGCCGGTTTCGCCATTCTGGTGAAACCCACCGCGAAAGTGGATCCGCAAGTGGCAGAAGACCTGCCACAAAACCAGAAGCATTGGTTGTTCAGCACCTTGTGGGTGTATCGCCGCTATTATCGCAGCGCTGCATTGGCGGCAGTGATCGTCAACGTGCTGGCGCTGGCGAGCATCTTCTTCACCATGAACGTTTACGACCGAGTAATTCCAAACCAGGCGTTTGTCACGCTGTGGTCATTAGCGATTGGCGTGGTGGTAGCGATGGTATTTGAAGCTGTCACACGTTACGTGCGTGCGCACCTGCTTGATGTGGCGGGGAAAAAAGCAGATTTGATTTTGGGCAGCGTGCTGTTCCGCCAGGCTCTGGCGGTGCGCATGGAGAATAAGCCGTCCTCATCTGGCCTGTTTGCTAACCAGCTGCGTGAGTTTGAATCGGTACGTGACTTTGTTTCATCTGCAACTCTGGCAGCAATTTCTGACTTGCCGTTTGTCCTGCTGTTTGTTGCCGTCATCTTCACCATCGGTGGCCCGCTGGGATGGGTGCCGTTGATGATGATTCCAACCATTATCCTGGTCAGCCTGATTATTCAGTGGCCGCTGAAGAAAATCATGCGCAGTAACTTGCAGGAAGCCTCACTGAAGCAAGGCGTGTTGATTGAATCGATTGAAGGCATGGAAACCCTCAAAGCCGTAGCGGGTGAAGCCCACATGCAGCGCCGCTGGCAGAACTTCAGCGCCATGCAGGCCACCAGCGGCATGCAATCAAAGCGTATTTCTACCGCCGCGATGGGTGCCGTGACGTTCCTGCAGCAGTTCCAGACCGTGTTGTTGATTGTGATTGGTGTGTATCTGATCTCCGATGGCACGCTGACCATGGGTGCGCTGATCGCGACCGTGATGTTGTCGGGCCGCGCCACGGCGCCGCTAGGCCAGGTAATGGGGTTAGCGGTGCGTTTCCAGCAGGCGAAAGCGGCTCTCGATTCGCTTAACAAGCTGATGGATATGCCGACCGATCGTGACCCACAGCAGAACTATCTGCCGGAGCCAGAACTCAATGGCGACATTGAGCTGAAAGAGATTGCGTTCTCTTATCCAGCACCGCCTATGCGCCCTAATCCGGAAATCCTCACCGGTATCGGTTTCAACATTAAAGCGGGTGAGCGTGTGGCGATTCTGGGACGCATCGGCAGCGGTAAATCGACCTTGCTGCGCATTATGGCGCGCCTGTATCAACCCGTGAAAGGGCAGGTATTTGCCGGTGGGCTGGACATTAACCAGATCGACCCTGCGGACTGGCGTCGTTCGGTGGGCTACGTCGGCCAGGATGCACGTCTGTTTTACGGCACCCTGCGTGAAAACGTGATGATTGGCCAGCCAGACGCCACCTCCAATGAACTGCTGCGTGTGCTGCGTCTTACCGGACTGGATCAAATTGCTGCGCGTCATCCAAGCGGGATCAACCTGCCGGTCGGCGAGCACGGCAACGCCTTGTCGGGTGGGCAGCGTCAGCTGGTCTCCCTGGCGCGCACCCTGTTATTGCGCCCTAAAGTATTGCTGCTTGATGAACCCACCAGCGCGATGGACAACCAAACCGAGGCCATTTTCCTTGAGCACCTGAAGCGTGCCACGGCGGAACAGACGCTGGTGGTGGTGACACATCGTCCCTCACTGCTGGCACTGGTTGATCGCATCATCATCGTCGAAAACGGCAAGGTGGCCGCTGACGGTCCTAAAGACAAAATTCTGGCGAGCCTGCGTGGCGATAACGCTCAGCCGCGGGCGCAACAGAAAGCCGTTGCCACCCCGCAGGCCTCAGCGAACGAGCCCGTGAACCCAGAGGCGCAAGCTGAGGAGAAGACAGTATGA
- a CDS encoding response regulator transcription factor — MSWLSDNKKISIVLLDDHPIIRSSLQMVITDEKDFVLSGCFGLSNELMRYLRTDRPDVLILDYILGDEELDGLSLIRQILNHYPAMKILLSSSVESLAVIRTAYNIGIRGYVSKRATMEEYFHAIRQVASGQIYRPENIKHELLAMPVKAPSAPINKGEEGVEGEAAESREDVFRNVQLLTPRESEILRCFLDGMTILQISAKIKRSRKTISGHKQSGMRKLGIKSDIELFKYRDDLFN; from the coding sequence ATGAGTTGGTTATCTGATAACAAAAAAATATCTATCGTTCTACTGGATGATCACCCCATTATCCGCAGTTCGCTGCAGATGGTGATTACGGATGAAAAAGACTTTGTGCTCAGCGGCTGTTTTGGCCTGAGCAACGAGTTAATGCGTTACTTACGTACCGATCGGCCTGATGTGTTGATCCTCGATTATATTTTAGGCGATGAAGAGTTAGATGGATTATCGCTGATTCGTCAGATTTTAAATCACTATCCGGCGATGAAAATCTTGCTCTCTTCTTCAGTTGAGAGCCTGGCGGTGATCCGCACGGCTTATAACATTGGTATTCGTGGCTACGTGAGTAAACGCGCGACGATGGAAGAGTATTTTCATGCTATTCGTCAGGTCGCGAGTGGTCAGATTTACCGCCCGGAAAATATTAAACATGAGCTGCTGGCCATGCCGGTAAAAGCGCCATCTGCCCCCATAAATAAGGGCGAAGAGGGCGTAGAAGGTGAAGCGGCGGAAAGTCGTGAAGATGTTTTCCGTAATGTGCAATTGCTTACTCCGCGTGAATCTGAAATTTTGCGTTGCTTCCTCGATGGCATGACGATTTTGCAAATCTCCGCCAAAATAAAGCGCAGTCGCAAGACCATCAGCGGCCATAAACAATCCGGCATGCGTAAGCTGGGTATCAAAAGCGATATTGAGCTGTTCAAATATCGCGATGATTTATTCAACTGA
- a CDS encoding TolC family protein — protein MNNSTSQMKTQVGLLALLIAAQFWMVPADASTEDDELLAFVTVAQQGAAKPVPAPAPAPVRMPAPAVIIPSAPAPAPVLAPVARSAPLTAVPPRPVATQTPAPIRAAVPTPVPAKPPVPVTAPRATDRTGGMLVWETAPSKPAGQRAPQASASSVLPQPTLVAEKVATPVEVNKGQGPAVTTQAQQKAAQELYQQQKLDFDPFTAVPEEPVAASTKEANQLNRINALPPASALNRSHHVGGPDENALRAIFYRATQIALQTSPQLRSAQFSAQAADASVDEAKGQRWPQVDVGTSSRSYQFGGGEKSKQSNTPAVNLNMATTLYDFGQTSNTIESRQKTAQAAGIAVNASAEDLAWQVSSALVELSKQRLIIELSQQYVARMKELVRMLSGIVGSDPGRRSELTQARGRELQAQSSLDNALAKARETEITLHKLIGQTDIPLPRTAQWNVSLASIERLLGTVDNHPVIRQARAQTEAAVAEAKAVRSSNLPKINWVVSKNTAEDQFGRQQAWQTGVNVTWGVFRGGSGTAAEQAALQRAEAQREQIAEQKRDLDYRIRNADQDARSMLQRADLYRNLTVESDRIRLAFFDQWYHLGKRTLLDVLSAESDYYNNRVAEVTNRFDSYSATFRGYASAGQLIPWLSGNLR, from the coding sequence ATGAATAACTCTACTTCACAGATGAAAACGCAGGTTGGCTTGCTGGCGCTGTTAATTGCTGCGCAATTTTGGATGGTTCCGGCAGATGCCAGCACAGAAGATGACGAGCTGTTAGCGTTCGTTACGGTGGCGCAGCAGGGCGCAGCTAAACCTGTGCCGGCACCTGCGCCGGCGCCGGTAAGAATGCCTGCACCTGCGGTCATCATCCCATCCGCACCGGCTCCAGCACCTGTGCTTGCGCCGGTGGCACGATCCGCGCCGCTGACCGCAGTACCGCCGCGCCCTGTAGCAACCCAGACACCGGCACCGATTCGAGCGGCAGTGCCCACGCCGGTACCCGCCAAACCGCCGGTGCCTGTGACGGCTCCGCGCGCGACGGATCGAACCGGCGGCATGCTGGTGTGGGAAACGGCGCCATCCAAGCCAGCCGGACAACGTGCGCCGCAAGCTTCGGCCAGCTCTGTGCTGCCACAACCCACGTTAGTGGCGGAGAAAGTCGCCACACCGGTGGAGGTGAATAAAGGTCAAGGCCCTGCGGTAACCACGCAAGCGCAGCAAAAGGCGGCGCAGGAGCTGTATCAGCAACAAAAGCTGGATTTCGATCCGTTCACCGCCGTACCGGAAGAGCCGGTTGCGGCTTCTACTAAGGAAGCGAACCAACTTAACCGGATTAATGCGTTACCGCCTGCTAGCGCGTTGAATCGCAGCCATCATGTTGGTGGTCCGGATGAAAATGCGCTCAGAGCCATTTTCTATCGCGCCACCCAAATTGCGTTGCAGACCAGCCCACAGCTGCGTAGCGCGCAGTTCAGTGCTCAGGCCGCCGATGCCAGCGTCGACGAAGCGAAAGGCCAACGCTGGCCGCAGGTTGATGTGGGCACCAGTTCGCGTTCGTATCAGTTTGGCGGTGGCGAGAAGAGTAAGCAGAGCAATACGCCGGCAGTGAATCTCAACATGGCGACTACGCTGTATGACTTCGGTCAAACCAGCAACACCATTGAGAGCCGCCAGAAAACCGCGCAGGCGGCCGGTATTGCGGTTAATGCATCGGCAGAAGATTTGGCATGGCAGGTGAGCTCTGCGTTGGTTGAACTGAGTAAACAGCGCCTGATTATCGAGCTCAGCCAGCAGTATGTGGCGCGGATGAAAGAGCTGGTGCGAATGCTGAGTGGCATTGTCGGTTCGGACCCAGGCCGCCGCAGTGAATTAACCCAGGCCAGAGGACGTGAGCTGCAGGCGCAATCCTCGCTGGATAATGCACTGGCCAAAGCGCGCGAAACCGAAATTACTTTGCATAAGTTAATCGGGCAGACCGATATTCCGTTACCGCGCACCGCGCAGTGGAATGTCAGCCTGGCGTCGATTGAGCGTTTGCTGGGCACAGTGGATAACCATCCGGTGATTCGTCAGGCGCGCGCGCAAACTGAAGCCGCTGTCGCTGAAGCGAAAGCGGTGCGATCATCAAATTTGCCTAAGATTAACTGGGTAGTGAGTAAAAATACCGCTGAGGATCAATTTGGTCGTCAGCAAGCCTGGCAGACCGGTGTCAATGTTACCTGGGGTGTTTTCCGTGGCGGTTCAGGTACCGCTGCAGAACAGGCTGCACTGCAACGTGCTGAAGCGCAGCGCGAACAAATTGCAGAACAAAAGCGCGATCTTGACTATCGTATACGTAACGCCGACCAGGACGCGCGCTCCATGCTGCAGCGTGCTGATCTTTACCGTAATTTGACGGTTGAGTCCGATCGTATTCGCTTGGCGTTCTTTGACCAGTGGTACCACCTTGGGAAAAGGACTTTGCTTGACGTGTTATCTGCAGAATCTGATTACTACAACAACCGCGTGGCCGAAGTGACCAATCGCTTCGACAGTTACAGTGCCACCTTCCGCGGCTACGCCAGCGCAGGCCAGCTCATTCCATGGCTGAGTGGCAACTTACGCTGA